A single genomic interval of Jatrophihabitans endophyticus harbors:
- a CDS encoding NAD(P)/FAD-dependent oxidoreductase, with protein MSVVVIGAGLGGLRTAEALRRHGCPDPITMVGAESHAPYDRPPLTKAVLRGTVDDTTLPADLAELGVDLRTGRRATGLDTARRRVRLDDGTELGYESLVLATGAVPRTLPAFAGLDGVHVVRTIDDALRLRTAVERSRRLVVVGGGFVGCEVAASARLLGAEVDLVEVLPAPLARVLGPIGSQLVTDLLVEQGVHVRGNTGVAEVTGDGAVAGLRLQDGTELATTEVVLGLGVVPDLDWLAGSGVETGDGIVCDAVGRTTAPDVWAVGDAAAWHHPLAGRRVRLEHWTNVVDQAAVVGRAVATGEADEPADVPYFWSDVFDTKIQALGFVDPADDVHVASPGGRTVLVYSRSGRLTALVGFSAARHVMRLRSAVADRAPVEEVLALLAA; from the coding sequence ATGAGCGTCGTCGTCATCGGCGCGGGGCTCGGCGGCCTGCGCACCGCGGAGGCGTTACGTCGCCACGGCTGCCCCGACCCGATCACGATGGTCGGCGCCGAGTCGCATGCGCCCTACGACCGGCCGCCGCTGACCAAGGCCGTGCTCCGCGGCACCGTCGACGACACGACGCTGCCCGCGGACCTCGCCGAGCTGGGGGTGGACCTGCGTACCGGCCGACGGGCGACCGGCCTGGACACCGCCCGCCGTCGCGTGCGGCTCGACGACGGCACCGAGCTCGGGTACGAGTCCCTCGTCCTCGCGACCGGCGCCGTCCCCCGGACGCTGCCGGCCTTCGCCGGCCTCGACGGGGTACACGTCGTCCGCACCATCGACGACGCGCTGCGACTGCGCACCGCGGTCGAGCGGTCGCGACGCCTCGTGGTCGTCGGCGGCGGGTTCGTCGGCTGCGAGGTCGCGGCGAGCGCGCGCCTGCTCGGCGCCGAGGTGGACCTCGTCGAGGTCCTGCCCGCGCCGCTCGCCCGCGTGCTCGGCCCGATCGGGTCGCAGCTCGTCACCGACCTGCTCGTCGAGCAGGGCGTGCACGTGCGCGGCAACACCGGCGTCGCCGAGGTGACCGGCGACGGCGCCGTCGCCGGTCTCCGGCTCCAGGACGGCACCGAGCTCGCGACCACCGAGGTCGTACTCGGGCTCGGGGTCGTCCCCGACCTCGACTGGCTCGCCGGCAGCGGCGTCGAGACCGGCGACGGCATCGTGTGCGACGCCGTCGGCCGGACCACCGCGCCGGACGTCTGGGCGGTCGGCGACGCCGCCGCGTGGCACCACCCGCTCGCCGGGCGCCGGGTCCGGCTGGAGCACTGGACGAACGTCGTCGACCAGGCCGCCGTCGTCGGCCGCGCGGTCGCCACCGGCGAGGCCGACGAGCCGGCCGACGTCCCGTACTTCTGGAGCGACGTCTTCGACACCAAGATCCAGGCCCTCGGCTTCGTCGACCCCGCCGACGACGTGCACGTCGCGAGCCCCGGCGGACGCACCGTCCTCGTCTACTCCCGGTCGGGCCGACTCACCGCGCTCGTGGGCTTCTCC
- a CDS encoding amidohydrolase family protein, translating into MLIRDVEVDWRRVDVRVTAGAIAEIAPGLPGPAELDGHGAALLPGLHDHHLHLLATAAHADSLRVGPPHVTTPHQLAAALHVRPLAGWLRCVDYHESVAGLLDRAALDDLRADVPIRVQHSSGALWMLNTAALRELGMTDDAHLPPSVERDARGRVTGRVWRGDAWLGRRVRSRARARVEPDLRDVGARLAAFGVTGVTDATPHLDDASLATILRARADGSLPQRVTLLADVPAAAAGDCVLGPGKIVVADHDLPALAELVRRVRAVHDSGRPVAVHCVTSAALMLTVAALDEAGAVDGDRVEHAAVAAPQSVARLADLGVRVVTQPSLPARRGDEYLAGTDESERDQLWPFGSLLRAGVRVGCSSDAPYGDLDPWAAIRAATERRTPSGRDIGPWERVSAQEALRGYLGRPDDPGGPPRRVRVGAAADLVLLDAPLATVLADPNARRVRTTVQAGRVVHDAERHDHEESQ; encoded by the coding sequence GTGCTCATCCGCGATGTCGAGGTCGACTGGCGACGGGTCGACGTGCGCGTCACCGCCGGCGCGATCGCCGAGATCGCGCCCGGTCTGCCCGGGCCGGCAGAGCTGGACGGGCACGGGGCGGCGCTGCTGCCGGGACTGCACGACCATCACCTGCACCTGCTGGCCACCGCCGCGCACGCCGACTCGCTGCGGGTGGGGCCGCCACACGTGACGACGCCGCACCAGTTGGCCGCGGCCCTGCACGTGCGCCCCCTCGCCGGCTGGCTGCGATGCGTCGACTACCACGAGAGCGTGGCCGGGCTGCTCGACCGCGCCGCCCTCGACGACCTCCGCGCCGACGTCCCGATCCGGGTGCAGCACTCCAGCGGGGCGCTCTGGATGCTCAACACGGCTGCCCTGCGCGAACTGGGCATGACCGACGACGCGCACCTGCCCCCGAGCGTCGAGCGTGACGCGCGGGGTCGCGTCACCGGTCGGGTGTGGCGGGGGGACGCCTGGCTCGGCAGGCGTGTGCGGTCGAGAGCGCGGGCACGCGTCGAACCGGACCTGCGCGACGTCGGCGCCCGGCTCGCCGCGTTCGGCGTCACCGGGGTCACCGACGCGACACCGCACCTGGACGACGCCTCGCTCGCGACGATCCTGCGGGCGCGGGCCGACGGCTCCCTGCCGCAACGCGTGACGTTGCTCGCCGACGTCCCGGCGGCGGCCGCCGGCGACTGCGTCCTGGGGCCGGGCAAGATCGTGGTCGCCGACCACGATCTCCCCGCGCTGGCCGAGCTGGTGCGGCGCGTCCGCGCCGTCCACGACTCCGGCCGGCCCGTCGCCGTCCACTGCGTCACGTCGGCCGCGCTGATGCTGACGGTGGCCGCGCTGGACGAGGCCGGTGCGGTCGACGGCGACCGGGTCGAGCACGCCGCCGTCGCCGCGCCGCAGTCGGTGGCCCGGCTCGCCGACCTCGGCGTGCGGGTCGTGACCCAGCCGTCCCTGCCGGCGCGGCGGGGCGACGAGTACCTGGCCGGCACGGACGAGTCGGAGCGCGACCAGCTGTGGCCGTTCGGCTCGTTGCTGCGCGCGGGCGTGCGCGTCGGCTGCTCGAGCGACGCGCCGTACGGCGACCTGGATCCCTGGGCCGCGATCCGGGCGGCCACCGAGCGCAGGACGCCGTCCGGTCGCGACATCGGGCCGTGGGAACGGGTGTCGGCGCAGGAGGCGTTGCGCGGGTACCTCGGCCGGCCGGACGATCCGGGGGGTCCACCGCGGCGCGTACGGGTCGGCGCGGCGGCCGACCTGGTGCTGCTGGACGCACCGCTCGCCACCGTGCTCGCCGATCCGAACGCCCGACGAGTGCGGACGACCGTGCAGGCCGGGCGGGTGGTGCACGATGCCGAGCGTCACGACCACGAGGAGAGCCAGTGA
- a CDS encoding enoyl-CoA hydratase/isomerase family protein, which produces MSDRATNSATNSAIDSAESRIESRVRDGVLEVVLARPAARNAIDTALAVALREALSDTGGVGAVAVLARGEHFCVGGDVRAMAAAADPGTFVTGLAEQFHRSVVALAEGPPVVAGVRGWAAGAGLSLVLAADVVVATEQASFQPGYAGLGVTPDGGLSWSLPRAVGDRRARALLLSNRVVGAAEAQRIGIVDDLVADEELETTVLDVARRLAAGPRRAARATKRLVREGASRPLTAQLAVEAGLIGAHAAAADGQEGIAAFLARRAASFGG; this is translated from the coding sequence GTGAGCGACCGAGCCACGAACAGCGCCACGAACAGCGCCATCGACAGCGCCGAGAGCAGGATCGAGAGCAGGGTGCGTGACGGCGTCCTGGAGGTCGTGCTCGCCCGGCCCGCGGCCCGCAACGCCATCGACACCGCGCTGGCCGTCGCGCTCCGCGAGGCGCTGAGCGACACCGGCGGCGTCGGAGCCGTCGCGGTGCTGGCGCGTGGCGAGCACTTCTGCGTCGGCGGCGACGTGCGCGCCATGGCCGCGGCTGCCGATCCGGGCACGTTCGTGACCGGGCTCGCCGAGCAGTTCCACCGCAGCGTCGTCGCGCTGGCCGAGGGGCCGCCGGTGGTGGCCGGCGTCCGCGGGTGGGCGGCGGGGGCGGGGCTGAGCCTGGTCCTGGCCGCCGACGTCGTGGTGGCCACCGAGCAGGCGTCCTTCCAACCGGGGTACGCCGGGCTGGGCGTGACGCCCGACGGCGGGCTGTCCTGGTCGCTGCCGCGCGCCGTCGGCGACCGCCGGGCGCGGGCGCTGCTGCTGAGCAACCGCGTCGTGGGCGCCGCCGAGGCGCAGCGCATCGGCATCGTCGACGACCTGGTCGCCGACGAGGAGCTCGAGACCACCGTGCTCGACGTCGCGCGACGCCTCGCCGCCGGGCCGCGACGGGCCGCCCGCGCCACGAAACGGCTGGTGCGCGAGGGCGCGTCCCGGCCCCTGACCGCGCAGCTGGCGGTCGAGGCCGGGCTCATCGGCGCGCACGCGGCCGCCGCGGACGGCCAGGAAGGGATCGCGGCGTTCCTGGCGCGGCGGGCGGCAAGCTTCGGCGGCTGA
- a CDS encoding NAD(P)H-dependent flavin oxidoreductase has protein sequence METALTELAGIEHPIVCGGMMGVGTAELVAAVAEAGALGFLSALTQPDPAALAAEIRRCRDLTDRPFGVNLTILPTVHDTPFAEYLAAALDGGVRIVESAGRSPEWMLPAIRAAGATVIHKATSVRHALSAQRLGVDAVSIDGFECAGHPGLDDVGGLVLIAAATAALRVPVIASGGIADGRGLAAALALGACGANMGTRFVATAEAPVHDNVKRRIVENTERDTRVVFRPFRNTARVASNAVSERIADLEAGPGATFADVAELASGSRGRQRVLADGDLDGGMWWAGQSQGLVGDVVPCAELVGRIVREAEDVIAGLSDRIGQRVASRAIDGAASG, from the coding sequence ATGGAGACGGCGCTGACCGAGCTGGCCGGAATCGAGCACCCGATCGTCTGCGGCGGGATGATGGGCGTCGGGACGGCCGAGCTGGTCGCCGCCGTGGCCGAGGCCGGGGCGCTGGGGTTCCTCTCGGCGCTGACCCAGCCGGATCCGGCGGCGCTGGCCGCCGAGATCCGCCGCTGCCGGGATCTCACCGACCGTCCCTTCGGCGTCAACCTCACGATCCTGCCGACGGTGCACGACACGCCGTTCGCGGAGTACCTGGCCGCCGCGCTCGACGGCGGCGTCCGGATCGTCGAGTCGGCCGGGCGCAGCCCGGAGTGGATGCTGCCGGCGATCCGCGCGGCGGGGGCGACGGTGATCCACAAGGCGACCTCGGTCCGGCACGCGCTCAGCGCGCAACGGCTGGGTGTCGACGCGGTGAGCATCGACGGCTTCGAGTGCGCAGGTCATCCGGGCCTGGACGACGTCGGGGGACTCGTCCTGATCGCGGCGGCCACCGCCGCGCTCCGCGTCCCGGTGATCGCGAGCGGGGGGATCGCCGACGGCCGCGGCCTCGCCGCCGCGCTCGCGCTGGGCGCGTGCGGGGCGAACATGGGCACCCGCTTCGTCGCCACGGCCGAGGCCCCGGTGCACGACAACGTGAAGCGGCGCATCGTCGAGAACACCGAACGCGACACCCGTGTCGTGTTCCGTCCGTTCCGCAACACCGCCCGCGTCGCGAGCAACGCGGTGTCCGAGCGGATCGCCGATCTCGAGGCGGGGCCTGGCGCGACCTTCGCCGACGTCGCCGAGCTCGCCTCGGGATCGCGAGGTCGGCAACGGGTGCTCGCCGACGGTGACCTGGACGGCGGCATGTGGTGGGCCGGTCAGTCGCAGGGGCTCGTCGGCGACGTCGTCCCGTGCGCGGAACTCGTCGGCCGCATCGTCCGGGAGGCCGAGGACGTGATCGCGGGGCTGAGCGACCGAATCGGTCAGAGGGTGGCGAGCCGGGCGATCGACGGCGCCGCGTCGGGGTGA
- a CDS encoding FadR/GntR family transcriptional regulator encodes MNVDGDIPRRVRVQPRIAESIAAELRERILNGTYSGLLPKQEALVAMFGVSAPPLREALRILEMEGLITVRRGKVGGAVIHLPDGGSVSHAIGMTLQAERVHLRDVGELLANLEPQCAASCAGHPATRAALATQFEENLARAAASLGNGPAFTHWSRQFHDLVVASTPQATTRLVVRSLVAVWSAQEETWAHEAAEVGQYPTDSEQRTVLNAHRRIADRILSGDAAAAERAARSHLIATQKRVVAEFGDRVVDASSPRAVRGLRDVTARRSGNGRMVDHPDAAPSIARLATL; translated from the coding sequence GTGAACGTCGACGGGGACATTCCTCGACGGGTCCGCGTACAGCCCCGGATCGCCGAGAGCATCGCAGCCGAGCTGCGCGAGAGGATCCTGAACGGGACCTACAGCGGCCTGCTGCCGAAGCAGGAGGCGCTGGTCGCGATGTTCGGGGTCTCGGCTCCCCCGCTGCGCGAGGCGCTGCGCATCCTCGAGATGGAGGGCCTGATCACGGTGCGGCGCGGCAAGGTCGGCGGCGCGGTCATCCACCTGCCCGACGGCGGCTCGGTGTCGCACGCGATCGGCATGACCCTGCAGGCCGAGCGCGTGCATCTGCGCGACGTCGGCGAGCTGCTCGCCAACCTCGAACCGCAGTGCGCCGCGAGCTGCGCCGGACACCCGGCGACCCGGGCGGCGCTCGCGACGCAGTTCGAGGAGAACCTGGCGCGCGCCGCCGCCTCGCTCGGGAACGGCCCCGCGTTCACCCACTGGTCCCGGCAGTTCCACGACCTCGTCGTCGCCAGCACGCCGCAGGCCACCACGCGCCTCGTCGTGCGCAGCCTGGTCGCGGTGTGGTCGGCCCAGGAGGAGACGTGGGCGCACGAGGCCGCGGAGGTCGGTCAGTACCCGACCGACTCCGAGCAGCGGACGGTCCTGAACGCCCACCGACGGATCGCCGACCGGATCCTGAGCGGCGACGCCGCGGCCGCGGAGCGCGCCGCGCGCTCGCATCTGATCGCCACGCAGAAGCGGGTCGTGGCCGAGTTCGGCGACCGTGTCGTCGACGCCTCGTCGCCGCGCGCGGTGCGCGGCCTGCGCGACGTGACCGCCCGACGCTCGGGGAACGGCCGCATGGTCGATCACCCCGACGCGGCGCCGTCGATCGCCCGGCTCGCCACCCTCTGA
- a CDS encoding PDR/VanB family oxidoreductase, which yields MPESIDEQELRVLVTNRTEPSRDVVLLELARADGGALPAWTPGAHVDLVLRDDVVRQYSLCGEPADRARWRVAVLREADGRGGSLLAHALRPGDVVRARGPRNHFPLVEADRYVFVAGGIGVTPIVPMLREVIARGADWELVYGGRTRHSMAFRAELEALAPDRVTVYPQDEVGVIDLPRHLGEPTPGTVVYACGPGGLLEAVEASCAGWPAGALHTERFTPKDVGAPVRSDAFEVELRRSGLVVSVPPERTILDVVTDAGVDVLSSCTEGTCGSCETVVLDGAVDHRDSLLTPEEQTANETMMICVSRASCARLVLDL from the coding sequence ATGCCGGAGTCGATCGACGAGCAGGAGCTGCGCGTCCTGGTGACGAACCGGACGGAGCCGAGCCGCGACGTCGTCCTGCTGGAGCTCGCCCGCGCCGACGGCGGTGCGCTGCCGGCGTGGACCCCGGGCGCGCACGTCGATCTCGTCCTGCGCGACGACGTGGTCCGCCAGTACTCGTTGTGCGGCGAACCGGCCGACCGCGCACGGTGGCGGGTGGCCGTCCTGCGGGAAGCGGACGGCCGCGGCGGGTCGCTGCTGGCGCACGCCCTGCGCCCGGGGGACGTCGTCCGCGCACGCGGACCGCGCAACCACTTCCCGCTGGTCGAGGCCGACCGCTACGTCTTCGTCGCCGGCGGCATCGGCGTCACCCCGATCGTCCCGATGCTGCGCGAGGTGATCGCGCGCGGCGCCGACTGGGAGCTGGTCTACGGCGGGCGCACCCGTCACTCCATGGCCTTCCGCGCCGAGCTCGAGGCGCTCGCCCCGGACCGCGTCACCGTGTACCCGCAGGACGAGGTGGGCGTCATCGACCTGCCGCGACATCTCGGCGAGCCGACGCCCGGCACCGTCGTCTACGCCTGCGGCCCGGGCGGCCTGCTCGAAGCGGTGGAGGCGAGCTGTGCCGGCTGGCCCGCGGGTGCGCTGCACACCGAACGCTTCACCCCCAAGGACGTCGGCGCGCCGGTCCGCTCCGACGCCTTCGAGGTCGAGCTGCGGCGCAGCGGGCTCGTCGTGTCGGTGCCGCCGGAGCGCACCATCCTCGACGTGGTCACCGACGCCGGTGTCGACGTCCTCTCCTCGTGCACCGAAGGGACCTGCGGGTCGTGCGAGACGGTCGTCCTCGACGGCGCCGTCGACCATCGCGACTCCCTGCTGACGCCCGAGGAGCAGACGGCCAACGAGACGATGATGATCTGCGTGTCACGCGCGAGCTGCGCCCGGCTCGTGCTCGATCTCTGA
- a CDS encoding aldehyde dehydrogenase family protein, protein MTTTSDRTTVLPRRLVIGSERPDTASGGTYEHVNPSTGRAQASVPLAGPDEVDRAVAAARAALPGWRRWNPVERRRVLTRFADLVREHVEELATIASLEMGAPITQTPYVVHWAADWLEEAAGWADRLHGETTPLSVRAVHEYTTVEPVGVVAALATWNGSSGAFGMTIGAPLAAGCTVVAKPSELAPFGAIRVCELALEAGVPAGVLNVITAGVEASQALVAHPGVDKITFTGSPATARRIAAAAAPQLTPCVFELGGKSASLVFDDADIDRAVAAAVQMTGNSGQVCTLGSRLLVHDAVHDRFVEQLQAALAGVRQGDPFGDGVAMGPVINEPAVERIVAMVDRARSYGTVLTGGSRVGGELGNGYFVEPTVVALPDNTGELARDEVFGPVVGVQRFAEEEEAVAIANDSDYGLAGYVFSTDLSRALRVAAELDTGNVGVNGGGAPAGPHIAFGGRKQSGYGKQGGLAGVLEFVTTKTVQVLL, encoded by the coding sequence ATGACCACGACGTCGGACCGCACGACGGTCCTGCCCCGCCGGCTCGTCATCGGCTCCGAGCGGCCGGACACCGCGTCGGGCGGCACGTACGAGCACGTCAACCCGAGCACCGGCCGGGCCCAGGCGTCCGTCCCGTTGGCCGGGCCGGACGAGGTCGACCGGGCGGTGGCCGCGGCCCGGGCCGCCCTGCCCGGGTGGCGCCGGTGGAACCCCGTCGAGCGACGTCGCGTGCTCACGCGGTTCGCCGACCTGGTCCGCGAGCACGTCGAGGAGCTGGCCACGATCGCCTCGCTGGAGATGGGCGCCCCCATCACCCAGACGCCGTACGTGGTGCACTGGGCCGCGGACTGGCTCGAGGAGGCCGCCGGCTGGGCCGATCGGCTGCACGGCGAGACGACGCCGCTGTCGGTGCGCGCCGTGCACGAGTACACCACCGTCGAGCCGGTGGGCGTGGTCGCGGCCCTCGCCACGTGGAACGGGTCGAGCGGGGCCTTCGGCATGACCATCGGGGCTCCACTGGCCGCCGGCTGCACCGTGGTGGCCAAGCCGTCCGAGCTCGCACCGTTCGGCGCGATCCGGGTCTGCGAGCTCGCGCTGGAGGCCGGCGTTCCCGCCGGGGTCCTCAACGTCATCACCGCCGGTGTCGAGGCCTCGCAGGCGCTCGTCGCCCATCCGGGCGTCGACAAGATCACGTTCACGGGCAGCCCGGCCACGGCGCGACGGATCGCCGCGGCGGCCGCGCCGCAGCTCACGCCCTGCGTCTTCGAGCTCGGTGGCAAGTCGGCCAGCCTGGTCTTCGACGACGCCGACATCGACCGGGCCGTCGCGGCCGCCGTGCAGATGACCGGCAACTCGGGCCAGGTGTGCACCCTCGGTTCGCGACTGCTCGTGCACGACGCCGTCCACGACCGGTTCGTCGAGCAGCTGCAGGCCGCCCTCGCCGGCGTGCGGCAGGGTGACCCGTTCGGCGACGGGGTCGCGATGGGGCCGGTCATCAACGAGCCCGCCGTCGAACGCATCGTCGCCATGGTCGACCGCGCACGCTCGTACGGCACCGTCCTGACCGGCGGGTCACGGGTCGGCGGCGAGCTCGGGAACGGGTACTTCGTGGAGCCGACCGTCGTCGCCCTGCCCGACAACACCGGTGAACTGGCCCGCGACGAGGTGTTCGGGCCGGTCGTGGGCGTGCAGCGCTTCGCCGAGGAGGAGGAGGCGGTCGCGATCGCCAACGACTCGGACTACGGCCTGGCGGGTTACGTCTTCAGCACCGACCTGTCGCGGGCGCTCCGGGTGGCGGCCGAGCTCGACACCGGCAACGTGGGCGTCAACGGCGGGGGTGCGCCCGCCGGGCCGCACATCGCGTTCGGCGGACGCAAGCAGAGCGGCTACGGCAAACAGGGCGGGCTGGCCGGCGTGCTCGAGTTCGTGACCACGAAGACGGTGCAGGTCCTGCTGTGA
- a CDS encoding enoyl-CoA hydratase/isomerase family protein gives MTALRTDLETVSVHVAAPVARVVLDRPADHNTVTARMVEELHEVLSRLAQRPELSTVVLTGAGSTFCPGADVRPGRSTREVPAPESYQSARLLHEMPQLTVAAINGGCAGAGFAWAAACDLRIASSRARFASAFLPVGVSGELGIGWTLPRLLGAARANELLFLADRFDAETAARIGFVARVVPDAEWAEGLDRIVAELAGRDTEAVRGLKRNLVDARTMTLGDYVELEGARHRERFTGAAAEQTYARLEAQAATLRRHGAPR, from the coding sequence ATGACGGCGTTGCGCACGGATCTGGAGACGGTCTCCGTCCACGTCGCCGCACCCGTCGCGCGGGTGGTCCTCGACCGGCCGGCCGACCACAACACCGTCACCGCGCGCATGGTCGAGGAGCTCCACGAGGTGCTGAGTCGGCTGGCCCAGCGCCCCGAGCTGTCGACGGTCGTCCTCACCGGCGCCGGCTCGACCTTCTGCCCGGGCGCCGACGTCCGGCCCGGGCGATCGACCCGTGAGGTGCCCGCACCGGAGTCCTACCAGTCGGCCCGCCTGCTGCACGAGATGCCCCAGCTCACCGTCGCCGCGATCAACGGCGGGTGCGCCGGCGCCGGCTTCGCGTGGGCCGCGGCCTGCGACCTCCGGATCGCCAGCAGCCGGGCTCGGTTCGCCTCGGCGTTCCTGCCGGTGGGCGTCTCGGGCGAGCTCGGCATCGGCTGGACGCTGCCCCGCCTGCTCGGCGCGGCGCGGGCCAACGAGCTGCTCTTCCTCGCCGACCGGTTCGACGCCGAGACCGCCGCCCGGATCGGCTTCGTCGCGCGCGTCGTCCCCGACGCGGAGTGGGCCGAGGGGCTCGACCGCATCGTGGCGGAGCTCGCCGGGCGCGACACCGAGGCCGTGCGCGGGCTCAAACGCAACCTGGTGGACGCCCGCACGATGACGCTGGGCGACTACGTGGAGCTCGAGGGGGCGCGCCACCGCGAGCGGTTCACCGGCGCCGCGGCCGAGCAGACCTACGCCCGCCTCGAGGCGCAGGCGGCAACCCTGCGTCGCCACGGCGCGCCCCGGTGA
- a CDS encoding thiolase family protein yields MVDAVVVDAVRTASGKGKPGGALSRLHPVEMLSQVLQALISRTGLDPAVVDDVIVGCVGQAGEQSLNIGRNAVLAAGFPESVPATTLDRQCGSSQQAAHFAAQGVLAGAYDVVIAAGVESMSRVPIGAAVVGEDPYGPSVAARYDLVNQGVSAELVAARWKLDRDVLDEYAARSHRLAADVAAAGGFDGEIVPVRVPDAAGGQVEHRVDETVRAATTVEGLAALRPSFRTEDMARRFPEIDWKITPGNSSPLTDGASAVLVMSAAKADELGLRPRARFAGFAVAGDDPVLMLTAPIPATQKLLARTGVALDDVDAYEVNEAFAPVPLAWAHEFGADPARLNPRGGAIALGHALGGSGTRLLTTLLGTLEATGGRYGLQTMCEGGGMANATLLERV; encoded by the coding sequence ATGGTGGACGCGGTCGTCGTCGATGCGGTGCGCACGGCGAGTGGCAAGGGTAAGCCGGGTGGTGCGCTGTCGCGGTTGCACCCCGTCGAGATGCTGTCGCAGGTGTTGCAGGCGCTGATCTCGCGCACCGGTCTCGACCCCGCCGTCGTCGACGACGTGATCGTCGGGTGTGTCGGGCAGGCGGGCGAGCAGTCACTGAACATCGGCCGGAACGCGGTGCTGGCCGCGGGGTTCCCGGAGTCGGTCCCGGCCACGACGCTCGACCGGCAGTGCGGTTCGAGCCAGCAGGCCGCGCACTTCGCCGCCCAGGGGGTGCTCGCCGGTGCGTACGACGTCGTCATCGCCGCCGGCGTCGAGTCCATGAGTCGGGTGCCCATCGGTGCGGCGGTGGTGGGCGAGGACCCGTACGGGCCGTCGGTCGCCGCTCGGTACGACCTCGTCAACCAGGGTGTGTCGGCCGAGCTGGTCGCCGCTCGCTGGAAGCTCGACCGCGACGTCCTCGACGAGTACGCGGCGCGCTCGCACCGCCTCGCCGCCGACGTCGCCGCGGCGGGCGGGTTCGACGGCGAGATCGTGCCCGTCCGGGTGCCGGACGCGGCCGGCGGCCAGGTCGAGCACCGGGTGGACGAGACCGTGCGGGCCGCGACCACCGTCGAGGGGCTCGCGGCCCTGCGTCCGTCGTTCCGCACCGAGGACATGGCGCGGCGCTTCCCGGAGATCGACTGGAAGATCACGCCCGGCAACTCCTCGCCGCTGACCGACGGCGCCTCGGCGGTGCTCGTGATGTCGGCGGCGAAGGCCGACGAGCTGGGCCTGCGACCCCGCGCGCGGTTCGCCGGCTTCGCGGTCGCCGGGGACGACCCGGTGCTCATGCTGACCGCGCCGATCCCGGCCACGCAGAAGCTGTTGGCGCGCACCGGCGTCGCGCTCGACGACGTGGACGCCTACGAGGTGAACGAGGCGTTCGCCCCGGTGCCGCTGGCGTGGGCCCACGAGTTCGGCGCCGATCCGGCCCGGCTCAACCCGCGCGGCGGCGCGATCGCCCTCGGTCACGCCCTGGGCGGCTCGGGGACGCGACTCCTGACGACCCTGCTGGGCACGCTGGAGGCCACGGGTGGGCGTTACGGCCTGCAGACGATGTGCGAGGGCGGCGGCATGGCCAATGCGACCTTGCTCGAACGGGTGTAG